In Amycolatopsis endophytica, the following are encoded in one genomic region:
- a CDS encoding RDD family protein, which translates to MARWTGEWLSDPRPGAEEPPRWRGERLGLPEEGGGSVARGGARLLALVLDLVAASLLTSLFIRPDLQDTATMQTYNLWSVAVWAVITVIPVSFFGFTLGMAAVGIRVARLDGAQMVGVPRAIVRGALTFVIIPAVIRNADGRSWLDRATGTVVIRTR; encoded by the coding sequence GTGGCGAGATGGACCGGTGAGTGGCTGTCCGATCCCCGTCCCGGCGCGGAAGAGCCGCCGCGCTGGCGAGGGGAACGGCTCGGGCTGCCCGAGGAGGGCGGCGGATCGGTCGCCAGGGGCGGAGCGCGCCTGCTCGCGCTGGTGCTCGACCTCGTCGCCGCTTCGTTGCTGACGTCGCTGTTCATCCGTCCCGACCTGCAGGACACCGCCACGATGCAGACCTACAACCTGTGGTCGGTCGCGGTGTGGGCGGTCATCACGGTCATTCCGGTGTCGTTCTTCGGATTCACCCTCGGAATGGCGGCGGTGGGAATCCGCGTTGCCCGGCTGGACGGCGCGCAGATGGTCGGTGTGCCACGGGCCATCGTGCGGGGCGCGCTCACGTTCGTGATCATTCCGGCGGTGATCCGCAATGCCGACGGCCGCAGCTGGCTCGACCGGGCCACCGGAACCGTGGTCATCCGAACCCGCTGA
- the glnA gene encoding type I glutamate--ammonia ligase produces the protein MSTTPDDIQRLIADENVQFVDVRFCDLPGVMQHFTVPAKAFDADAFEEGLAFDGSSVRGFQSIHESDMLLLPDAETARIDPFRKEKTLSLNFFVHDPFTREAYSRDPRNIARKAEQYIAESGVADTVFFGAEAEFYIFDSVRFNSAENGSFHEIDSVEGWWNTGREEEGGNRGYKTRFKGGYFPVPPVDHFADLRDEISQSLIGSGFTLERAHHEVGTAGQAEINYKFNTLLHAADDLQLFKYIVKNTAWNAGKTATFMPKPLFGDNGSGMHCHQSLWKDGAPLFYDESGYAGLSDMARHYIGGILAHAPSLLAFTNPTVNSYHRLVPGYEAPVSLVYSQRNRSACVRIPITGSNAKAKRIEFRCPDSSGNPYLAFAAMMMAGLDGIKNKIEPAEPIDKDLYELPPEEAKDVKQVPADLGTVLDNLEADHDFLTEGGVFTPDVIDTWISLKRETEIDPLRLRPHPYEFALYYDV, from the coding sequence GTGTCCACTACTCCAGACGATATCCAGCGTCTCATCGCGGATGAGAACGTGCAGTTCGTTGACGTTCGGTTCTGTGATCTGCCGGGTGTGATGCAGCACTTCACCGTTCCCGCGAAGGCGTTCGACGCCGACGCGTTCGAAGAGGGCCTCGCTTTCGACGGTTCCTCGGTGCGCGGCTTCCAGTCGATCCACGAATCGGACATGCTGCTGCTGCCGGACGCCGAGACGGCGCGGATCGACCCGTTCCGCAAGGAGAAGACCCTCTCCCTCAACTTCTTCGTGCACGACCCGTTCACCCGCGAGGCGTATAGCCGCGACCCGCGCAACATCGCGCGCAAGGCCGAGCAGTACATCGCCGAGTCGGGCGTCGCGGACACCGTGTTCTTCGGTGCGGAGGCCGAGTTCTACATCTTCGACTCGGTGCGCTTCAACTCCGCCGAGAACGGCTCCTTCCACGAGATCGACTCGGTCGAGGGCTGGTGGAACACCGGCCGCGAGGAAGAGGGCGGCAACCGCGGCTACAAGACTCGCTTCAAGGGCGGCTACTTCCCCGTCCCGCCGGTCGACCACTTCGCCGACCTGCGTGACGAGATCAGCCAGTCGCTGATCGGCTCCGGCTTCACCCTCGAGCGCGCGCACCACGAGGTGGGCACCGCGGGTCAGGCCGAAATCAACTACAAGTTCAACACGCTGCTGCACGCTGCCGATGACCTGCAGCTGTTCAAGTACATCGTGAAGAACACCGCGTGGAACGCGGGCAAGACCGCGACCTTCATGCCGAAGCCGCTGTTCGGTGACAACGGTTCCGGCATGCACTGCCACCAGTCGCTGTGGAAGGACGGCGCGCCGCTGTTCTACGACGAGTCCGGTTACGCCGGCCTGTCGGACATGGCTCGCCACTACATCGGCGGCATCCTGGCGCACGCGCCGAGCCTGCTGGCCTTCACCAACCCGACGGTGAACTCCTACCACCGCCTGGTACCGGGCTACGAGGCGCCGGTCAGCCTGGTGTACTCGCAGCGCAACCGCTCGGCGTGCGTCCGCATCCCGATCACCGGCAGCAACGCGAAGGCCAAGCGCATCGAGTTCCGCTGCCCGGACTCGTCCGGCAACCCGTACCTGGCCTTCGCCGCCATGATGATGGCCGGCCTGGACGGCATCAAGAACAAGATCGAGCCCGCGGAGCCGATCGACAAGGACCTCTACGAGCTGCCGCCGGAGGAGGCCAAGGATGTCAAGCAGGTCCCGGCAGACCTGGGCACCGTGCTCGACAACCTGGAGGCGGACCACGACTTCCTCACCGAGGGCGGCGTGTTCACCCCGGACGTCATCGACACCTGGATCTCGCTGAAGCGCGAGACCGAGATCGACCCGCTGCGGCTGCGCCCGCACCCGTACGAGTTCGCGCTGTACTACGACGTGTGA
- a CDS encoding ABC transporter ATP-binding protein, which produces MPGTDEVALDVRDLHKVYRGHGDDVEAVRTLTFQVPRGEFLCVVGPSGAGKTTLLRCIAGLLDLTGGQVVLDGTKVTGPPEGMAVVFQEYGRSLFPWMTVRQNVELPLKEKKVPRAARAAKVDEALEAVGLADSAAKHPWQLSGGMQQRVAIARAIAYEPTVLLMDEPFAAVDAQTRAELEDLVRSLWHRLGVTILFVTHDIDEAIYLGRRVLVLSDRPTVVLEDVPVDLPDERDQLSTRSTPKFAELRAHVYERIQQAKQGYRPGE; this is translated from the coding sequence ATGCCTGGTACGGACGAAGTCGCCCTCGACGTCCGCGACCTGCACAAGGTCTACCGTGGGCACGGGGACGACGTGGAAGCCGTGCGGACGCTGACCTTCCAGGTCCCGCGCGGCGAATTCCTCTGTGTGGTCGGCCCTTCCGGCGCCGGCAAGACCACGTTGCTGCGCTGCATCGCCGGCCTGCTCGACCTCACCGGCGGCCAGGTGGTCCTCGACGGCACGAAGGTGACCGGACCCCCGGAGGGGATGGCGGTGGTCTTCCAGGAGTACGGGCGCAGCCTGTTCCCGTGGATGACCGTGCGGCAGAACGTCGAACTCCCGTTGAAGGAGAAGAAGGTTCCGCGCGCCGCTCGCGCGGCGAAGGTGGACGAGGCGCTGGAGGCGGTCGGGCTCGCGGACAGCGCGGCCAAGCATCCGTGGCAGCTTTCCGGTGGCATGCAACAACGGGTCGCCATCGCACGCGCCATCGCCTACGAACCGACGGTGCTGCTGATGGACGAGCCGTTCGCCGCCGTGGACGCCCAGACCCGCGCCGAACTCGAAGACCTCGTCCGCTCCCTGTGGCACCGCCTCGGGGTGACCATCCTGTTCGTCACCCACGACATCGACGAGGCGATCTACCTCGGCCGCCGCGTGCTGGTGCTGTCCGACCGGCCCACGGTGGTACTCGAAGACGTGCCGGTCGACCTGCCCGACGAACGCGACCAGCTGTCGACGCGGTCCACCCCGAAGTTCGCCGAACTGCGCGCGCACGTGTACGAGCGCATCCAGCAGGCGAAGCAGGGGTACCGGCCCGGCGAATAA
- a CDS encoding ABC transporter permease: MSLRSVAKQIAFALALPVILVIVWWFASAGSENYFWPPLTDIVEAFGETWTADKWTGDVLPSLGNLLAGYLLALVVGVLAGTVIGLSRTVRALCEPVLEFFRAIPPPVLVPIIALFTGFTGVVPKIVTITLGCLWPILLNTVEGVRGLDEVLLDTARSYRFRARTRLVRVVMHGASPQIAAGARQALSIGVILMVISELFGANRGLGASIVQFQRSFAIPQMWTGIILLGLLGVVLSVLFRVVEHRALAWYRGLRRAEKEN; this comes from the coding sequence ATGAGCCTTCGGAGCGTGGCGAAACAGATCGCCTTCGCACTGGCGCTGCCGGTCATCCTCGTGATCGTGTGGTGGTTCGCCAGTGCGGGCAGCGAAAACTACTTCTGGCCGCCCCTGACCGACATCGTCGAGGCGTTCGGCGAGACGTGGACGGCGGACAAGTGGACCGGGGACGTACTGCCCAGCCTCGGGAACCTCCTCGCCGGCTACCTCCTGGCGCTGGTCGTCGGGGTGCTGGCGGGCACGGTGATCGGGCTGTCCCGCACGGTGCGCGCGCTGTGCGAACCGGTGCTGGAGTTCTTCCGCGCGATCCCGCCGCCGGTGCTGGTCCCGATCATCGCGTTGTTCACCGGATTCACCGGCGTGGTCCCGAAAATCGTTACGATCACACTCGGCTGCCTGTGGCCGATTCTGCTCAACACCGTGGAGGGCGTACGCGGACTGGACGAGGTACTGCTCGACACCGCGCGCTCCTACCGGTTCCGCGCCCGCACCCGCCTGGTGCGCGTGGTGATGCACGGGGCGAGCCCGCAGATCGCCGCCGGCGCGCGACAGGCGCTGTCCATCGGGGTGATCCTCATGGTGATCAGCGAGCTGTTCGGCGCCAACCGCGGCCTCGGCGCGTCGATCGTGCAGTTCCAGCGGAGCTTCGCGATCCCGCAGATGTGGACGGGCATCATCCTGCTCGGCCTGCTCGGCGTGGTGCTTTCCGTCCTGTTCCGTGTCGTCGAGCACCGGGCGCTCGCGTGGTACCGCGGCCTGCGCCGGGCCGAGAAGGAGAACTGA
- a CDS encoding ABC transporter permease has protein sequence MTTDVATSRRGGFSIRRGRDAVLGVTGLVIVVALLEILPRSGIIDARFLAPASEIARELGAELGHGAFWTSFGQTLLGWATGLALSMVAGTVVGVIIGSVPFLRSLTASTIEFLRPIPSVALIPLVVLIYGSEPQSALVLVVYASFWQVLVQVLYGVADVDPVVRDTARSYRFSRWSMIRTVIWPTALPYVVTGFRLAAAVALILEITAELIIGVPGLGRDIGVAQSSGAVPLTYALVIVVGLVGVAVNVLARLVERRVLRWHSSVRKDVG, from the coding sequence TTGACGACCGACGTCGCGACATCCCGGCGCGGCGGGTTTTCGATCCGCCGCGGCCGGGACGCCGTGCTCGGTGTCACCGGGCTCGTGATCGTGGTGGCACTGCTGGAAATCCTGCCGCGCTCGGGCATCATCGACGCGCGTTTCCTCGCTCCGGCAAGCGAAATCGCCCGCGAGCTCGGGGCCGAGCTGGGGCACGGGGCGTTCTGGACATCCTTCGGGCAGACGCTGCTCGGCTGGGCGACCGGGCTCGCCCTCTCCATGGTGGCGGGCACCGTGGTCGGGGTGATCATCGGGAGCGTCCCGTTCCTGCGGTCGCTGACCGCGTCCACCATCGAGTTCCTCCGGCCCATCCCGTCGGTGGCGCTCATCCCGCTGGTGGTGCTGATCTACGGCAGCGAACCGCAGTCCGCGCTCGTGCTGGTCGTGTACGCGTCGTTCTGGCAGGTGCTCGTCCAGGTGCTGTACGGGGTCGCCGACGTCGATCCGGTCGTGCGCGACACCGCGCGCTCGTACCGGTTCTCCCGCTGGTCGATGATCCGCACGGTGATCTGGCCGACCGCCCTGCCCTACGTGGTCACGGGTTTCCGGCTGGCCGCCGCGGTCGCGTTGATCCTGGAGATCACCGCTGAGTTGATCATCGGCGTGCCCGGCCTCGGCCGCGACATCGGGGTGGCGCAGAGTTCCGGTGCGGTGCCGCTGACGTACGCGCTGGTCATCGTGGTCGGGCTGGTGGGTGTCGCGGTCAACGTGCTGGCGCGCCTCGTCGAACGGCGGGTGCTGCGCTGGCACAGTTCGGTACGGAAGGACGTCGGATGA
- a CDS encoding GntR family transcriptional regulator, with translation MSTSTSAAGPGDVAERIRTAIVAGDFAPGQRLVEAELSELFGTTRGVVRAALVDLSHQGIVERIANRGARVREVTPAEAIAITEVRMVVEGLCAAKAAERITDAEIAELRELGRRMEDSVRSGEVMTYSQLNTALHDRIRDIAAQEVAAEVLVNLRARNVRHAFRLALRPGRPQVSLPEHLAIIDELCARSPEGAERAVRRHLGSVITALREAEASG, from the coding sequence GTGAGCACCAGCACGAGCGCGGCGGGGCCCGGCGACGTGGCCGAGCGGATCAGGACCGCCATCGTCGCCGGTGACTTCGCCCCTGGCCAGCGGCTCGTCGAGGCGGAGCTGAGCGAGTTGTTCGGCACCACCCGCGGAGTGGTGCGCGCGGCCCTGGTCGACCTGAGCCACCAAGGCATCGTCGAGCGGATCGCGAACCGCGGCGCGCGGGTGCGCGAGGTGACACCGGCCGAGGCCATCGCGATCACCGAGGTGCGGATGGTGGTCGAAGGTCTGTGTGCGGCGAAAGCGGCCGAGCGGATCACCGACGCCGAGATCGCGGAGCTGCGTGAGCTGGGCCGGCGCATGGAGGACTCCGTGCGCTCCGGCGAGGTGATGACCTACTCCCAGCTCAACACCGCGCTGCACGACCGGATCCGGGACATCGCCGCGCAGGAGGTGGCCGCGGAGGTGCTGGTGAACCTGCGGGCCCGCAACGTGCGGCACGCCTTCCGGCTCGCGCTCCGCCCGGGACGTCCGCAGGTGTCGCTGCCCGAGCACCTGGCCATCATCGACGAGCTGTGCGCGCGCAGCCCGGAGGGCGCGGAACGCGCCGTCCGCCGTCACCTCGGCAGCGTGATCACCGCGCTGCGCGAGGCGGAAGCTTCCGGGTGA
- a CDS encoding acyl-CoA thioesterase: MTQREPFRVEIKVRHYELDTLGHLNHAVYHSYGEVARIEAMDRAGSAKLREENVSPVLLESHIVFRREIRAGETVYVACEAKFGSGKTFQMTNNIYKADGTLSAEISSTLGLMDLELRKLVEDPRGRFERAGVDLSVLGAE, encoded by the coding sequence GTGACTCAGCGCGAACCGTTCCGGGTGGAGATCAAGGTCAGGCACTACGAGCTGGACACGCTCGGCCACCTCAACCACGCCGTCTACCACTCGTACGGGGAGGTCGCCCGCATCGAGGCGATGGACCGGGCGGGTAGCGCGAAGCTCCGCGAGGAGAACGTCTCGCCGGTGCTTCTGGAGTCACACATCGTCTTCCGCCGCGAGATCCGCGCCGGTGAAACCGTCTACGTGGCCTGCGAGGCGAAGTTCGGCAGCGGCAAGACCTTCCAGATGACGAACAACATCTACAAGGCGGACGGCACCCTGTCCGCCGAGATCAGCTCCACGCTGGGTCTGATGGACCTCGAACTGCGCAAGCTGGTCGAGGACCCGCGCGGCCGCTTCGAGCGCGCCGGCGTCGACCTGTCTGTCCTCGGAGCCGAATAG
- a CDS encoding bifunctional [glutamine synthetase] adenylyltransferase/[glutamine synthetase]-adenylyl-L-tyrosine phosphorylase produces the protein MADQSRGAASPARYGFTDDRAEEQLRAAGWWTDAGPDPEARNVLVALSRSADPDLALRSLDRIREADEQGWPELATALRDNKILRGRLVAVLGTSSALGDFLVGHPDEWKRLTADQCTEAACYADALRDAVRHGEKVHTGAEAETALRAGYRGLLLEIAGTDLGHLVETSLDRPRYAQVAQQLTLLAEAALITGLEIARTELAPDGLGDTRLSVIAMGKCGGHELNYVSDVDVVFVGEGDLQLATRLASTMMRAVGKACFEVDAALRPEGKAGALVRTLEGHTAYYEKWARTWEFQALLKARPVAGDRELGDQYAEMVTSMVWAAAERENFVADVQQMRRRVEGHVPSELAERELKLGRGGLRDVEFAVQLLQLVHGRADSRLRSASTVEALAALGAGGYVGRSDATELETSYEFLRTVEHRLQLRRLRRTHLFPDANDSAELRVLGRSIGIRPEMSRGEGDILLVEFRRHVQRIRRLHEKLFYRPLLQSVANVSTEDLRLTTKQAAQRLAALGYGAPDGALQHIRALTAGVSRRASIQKALLPVLLDLLADTPDPDGGLLAYRKVSEALEGTPWYLRVLRDEGAVVERLALLLGTSKLVPDLLVRAPEVLQLLGDPARLAGRAPAEVAKSLRATVRRQPGLNAAVAAARSLRRHEVLRVAAADLLGLLDVREVCEALSSVWVAVLQSALSAAIRKRTAELGGEAAKLAVIGMGRLGGAELGYGSDADVLFVCEPAEGVSDGEAVRYASSVAETVRKMLGAPSADPPLQVDADLRPEGRGGPLVRTLDSYRAYYARWGEVWESQALLRARFIAGDEDLGERFIEMIDPIRYPGGGLDDGRAREVRRMKARVDTERMPRGADPTLHTKLGRGGLADVEWTVQLFQLRHAFEVPDLRTTSTPRALAALAEAGLADVEDTASLTEAWLLATRVRNAAMLVRGKAVDQVPGSGRDLAAVARILGQSADDDPGEFLDSYRRTTRRAHAIVERLFYEV, from the coding sequence ATGGCAGACCAGTCACGAGGGGCGGCGTCCCCAGCGCGCTATGGCTTCACCGACGACCGGGCAGAGGAACAACTTCGCGCGGCAGGTTGGTGGACCGACGCCGGACCCGATCCCGAAGCCCGGAACGTCCTCGTCGCGCTGTCCCGCAGTGCCGATCCGGACTTGGCGCTACGCAGCCTCGACCGCATCCGCGAAGCCGACGAGCAGGGCTGGCCCGAACTGGCGACAGCGCTGCGGGACAACAAGATCTTGCGGGGCAGACTCGTCGCTGTTCTGGGTACGTCGAGCGCGCTCGGCGACTTCCTCGTCGGCCACCCGGACGAGTGGAAGCGGCTCACCGCCGACCAGTGCACCGAGGCCGCCTGCTACGCCGACGCTCTACGGGACGCCGTCCGTCACGGCGAGAAGGTCCACACCGGCGCCGAGGCCGAAACGGCTTTGCGAGCCGGCTACCGGGGCCTGCTCCTGGAGATCGCGGGCACGGACCTCGGTCACCTCGTCGAGACCAGTCTCGACCGGCCCCGCTACGCCCAGGTCGCGCAACAGCTCACGCTCCTCGCCGAGGCCGCGCTCATCACCGGTCTCGAGATCGCGCGGACCGAACTCGCCCCGGACGGGCTGGGGGACACCCGGCTCTCCGTCATCGCGATGGGCAAGTGCGGCGGCCACGAACTCAACTACGTCAGCGACGTCGACGTCGTCTTCGTCGGTGAGGGCGATCTTCAGCTCGCCACCCGCCTCGCGAGCACCATGATGCGCGCCGTCGGCAAGGCGTGTTTCGAGGTCGACGCCGCGCTGCGCCCCGAGGGCAAGGCCGGAGCGCTCGTCCGCACCCTGGAGGGTCACACCGCGTACTACGAGAAGTGGGCACGGACGTGGGAATTCCAGGCACTCCTCAAGGCCCGCCCGGTCGCGGGCGACCGGGAACTCGGCGACCAGTACGCCGAAATGGTCACGTCGATGGTCTGGGCGGCCGCGGAGCGGGAGAACTTCGTCGCCGACGTCCAGCAGATGCGCCGGCGCGTCGAGGGGCACGTCCCGTCCGAGCTGGCGGAGCGGGAACTCAAACTCGGCCGCGGCGGTCTGCGTGACGTCGAGTTCGCGGTCCAGCTGCTCCAGCTCGTCCACGGCCGCGCCGATTCCCGGCTCCGCTCGGCGTCCACCGTCGAGGCGCTGGCTGCCCTCGGCGCCGGCGGCTACGTGGGACGCAGTGACGCCACCGAACTGGAGACGTCCTACGAGTTCCTGCGCACCGTCGAGCACCGGTTGCAGCTGCGCCGCCTGCGCCGCACCCACCTGTTCCCCGACGCGAACGACTCCGCCGAGCTGCGCGTGCTCGGGCGGTCGATCGGCATCCGCCCGGAGATGAGCCGCGGTGAGGGCGACATCCTCCTGGTCGAGTTCCGCCGCCATGTCCAGCGCATCCGGCGGCTGCACGAAAAGCTGTTCTACCGCCCGCTGCTGCAGTCCGTCGCGAACGTGTCCACAGAGGACCTCCGCCTGACCACGAAGCAGGCGGCGCAACGACTCGCCGCGCTCGGCTACGGGGCACCCGACGGCGCGCTGCAGCACATCCGGGCCCTCACCGCCGGGGTTTCCCGCCGCGCCTCGATCCAGAAGGCGCTGCTGCCCGTACTGCTGGACCTGCTGGCCGACACCCCCGACCCGGACGGGGGCCTGCTCGCGTACCGGAAGGTGTCCGAAGCGCTGGAGGGCACCCCGTGGTACCTGCGGGTGCTGCGCGACGAGGGCGCGGTCGTCGAGCGGCTGGCGTTGCTGCTCGGCACCTCGAAACTGGTGCCGGACCTGCTCGTGCGCGCACCGGAGGTGCTGCAGCTCCTCGGTGACCCGGCCCGGCTCGCCGGTCGCGCGCCGGCGGAGGTGGCGAAGTCGTTGCGGGCGACCGTGCGCAGGCAGCCGGGACTCAACGCCGCCGTGGCGGCCGCGCGATCGTTGCGGCGTCACGAGGTTCTGCGGGTGGCCGCGGCGGATCTGCTGGGTCTGCTGGATGTCCGCGAGGTGTGCGAGGCGCTGTCGTCGGTGTGGGTCGCCGTTCTGCAGAGTGCCCTGTCCGCGGCGATCCGCAAGCGCACCGCGGAGCTCGGCGGGGAAGCGGCGAAGCTGGCCGTCATCGGCATGGGCAGGCTCGGCGGCGCGGAACTCGGCTACGGCTCCGACGCCGACGTCCTGTTCGTCTGTGAACCGGCCGAGGGGGTGTCCGACGGCGAGGCCGTGCGGTACGCGTCGTCGGTCGCGGAGACCGTCCGCAAGATGCTCGGCGCGCCGAGCGCCGATCCGCCCCTCCAGGTCGACGCCGACCTGCGGCCCGAGGGCCGCGGCGGGCCGCTGGTACGCACGCTCGACTCCTACCGTGCCTACTACGCGCGCTGGGGCGAGGTGTGGGAGAGCCAGGCTCTGCTGCGGGCCCGGTTCATCGCCGGTGACGAGGACCTGGGGGAGCGTTTCATCGAGATGATCGATCCGATCCGCTACCCCGGCGGCGGGCTCGACGACGGCCGCGCGCGCGAGGTGCGGCGGATGAAGGCGCGGGTCGACACCGAACGGATGCCACGGGGCGCGGACCCGACGTTGCACACCAAACTGGGTCGCGGTGGTCTGGCCGACGTCGAATGGACCGTGCAACTGTTCCAGCTCCGGCACGCTTTCGAGGTCCCGGACCTGCGCACCACCTCGACGCCGCGGGCGCTCGCCGCGCTGGCCGAAGCGGGTCTGGCCGACGTCGAGGACACGGCCTCGCTCACCGAGGCGTGGCTGCTCGCGACCCGGGTGCGCAACGCCGCGATGCTGGTTCGCGGCAAGGCGGTCGACCAGGTTCCCGGTTCCGGCCGTGACCTGGCCGCGGTGGCCCGGATCCTCGGTCAGAGCGCCGACGACGATCCCGGTGAGTTCCTCGACTCCTACCGCCGCACCACCCGGCGGGCGCACGCCATCGTCGAGAGGCTCTTCTACGAAGTCTGA
- a CDS encoding type 1 glutamine amidotransferase, translated as MTTARLLVLQPDPTDPVGPLGDWLTEAGAELDIRRLPEDPLPATLDDHQGVICLGGGMGAEDDTQHPWLADVRGLLATAARTNVPTLAICLGAQLLAVATGGRVETGEAGPEVGASLVAKKDAAWSDPLFADLPLMQDVMHFHTDTITRLPGGAVLLASAPRYQNQAFRLHRCAYAVQFHIETTTQIVQTWADEAPEIAATRPPSAFDTETLDRNHADLEETWRPFAARFVQLANGALEVAPPPSLPLT; from the coding sequence ATGACGACGGCACGCCTCCTGGTCCTGCAACCCGATCCCACCGACCCGGTAGGGCCCCTCGGCGACTGGCTCACCGAGGCGGGCGCCGAACTGGACATCCGCCGACTGCCCGAAGACCCACTCCCCGCCACACTCGACGATCATCAAGGGGTGATCTGCCTGGGCGGCGGCATGGGCGCCGAGGACGACACCCAGCACCCGTGGCTCGCCGACGTCCGGGGGCTCCTCGCGACCGCCGCCCGCACCAACGTGCCTACCCTCGCGATCTGCCTCGGCGCGCAGCTCCTTGCCGTCGCCACCGGTGGACGAGTCGAAACCGGCGAGGCCGGACCCGAGGTCGGGGCGTCCCTCGTCGCCAAGAAGGACGCCGCCTGGAGCGACCCGCTCTTCGCGGACCTGCCCCTCATGCAGGACGTCATGCACTTCCACACCGACACCATCACCCGGCTCCCCGGTGGCGCCGTCCTGCTCGCCTCCGCACCCCGGTACCAGAACCAGGCGTTCCGCCTGCACCGCTGCGCCTACGCCGTCCAGTTCCACATCGAGACCACCACGCAGATCGTCCAGACCTGGGCGGACGAGGCGCCCGAGATCGCGGCCACCCGCCCGCCGAGCGCCTTCGACACCGAAACCCTCGACCGCAACCACGCCGACCTCGAGGAAACCTGGCGCCCGTTCGCGGCCAGGTTCGTGCAGCTGGCCAACGGCGCGCTCGAAGTCGCGCCGCCGCCGTCACTTCCGCTGACTTGA